The DNA sequence ATTAAACCAAATAAGGACCGTAATTATATTACAGTCCTTATCTTTTTAGGTCACAACTATATTGGTGATGAATTCCGGCACCAAAGCGTAGTGTGATAATTTCATACTTATGGAAGCTCTTCCACTCGTTAAGGTTCTCAGATCAGAAATATATCCGAATGTAGAAGCTAATGGGACTTCTGCAGTAAATATTTTTCTTCCTGAACGTTCGTCAATGGAAGTAATGATCCCTCTTCTTTTATTAATATCCGCAGTTATAACTCCTGTATATTCTTCAATACTCTGAATTTCAACCTGCATGATGGGTTCCATTAATTTTGGTTTACACATTTTTGAGGCTCCTCTGTAGCCATCTCTTGCGACAATTTCAAAATCATAAGCAGCTGAATCCTGACTATGTGTGGATCCGTCTAATAATGTAACTTTCATACTTTCCAAAGGATAACCACTCAATGGGCCATTTTCCATAGCCTCTCTGAATCCTTTTTCGATGGAAGGGATAAATTCATTAGGAATTACACCACCTTTAATTTTATTAATAAATTCAAGTCCGAATTCATTATCATCTCTAGGCCCGATTTCAAAAGTGATATCAGCAAACTGTCCGTTCCCTCCATTTTGTTTGGAAAGCTTCTCCCTATGGATTATGGTTCGAGTTAAAATTTCCTTATACGAAACTTTTGGTTTGCCTTGATTTACTTCAATACCATAATTCAACCGAATTTTTTCCAAAGTAACCTCCAAATGCAATTCGCCTAAACCACTCAACAGAGTTTCTCCAGTCTGTCTGTCTCTCTCTACTAATAAAGAAGGATCTTCTTCCTGAATTTTTGCTAAAACCAAACCAAAGGATTTCTCATCGTTATTGGTCTTAGGTTCTATTGATACACGAATAACAGGAGTTGGAATCGTAATAGATTCTAACAATACAGGTTTTTCGAGACTTGATAAAGAATCTCCGGTTTTTGCATCTTTTATTCCTGTTAAAGCAACGATATCACCTGCTCTTCCTTCATCCACCGTTTGGGTCTTATCAGATTGCATCTTCAGAATTCTCGATACTCGAAAATTTTCACCCGTTCTGACGTTCTGAACGGTATCCCCGGATTTTATTTTTCCGGAATAGATACGAAGCATTGCTAACTTACCCATGTGCTTATCGATGACGACTTTAAAAATCAATCCTGAAAAAATTTCTTCCTGATTTCTTTCCAGTTCAATATTTTCTCCTGTTTCGGGATTCTTTGCTTGTACCGGAGATAATTGATCCGGAGCTGGAAGATAATTGACAATTGCATCAAGTAAAGGCTGAACCCCTTTATTTTTAAAGGCAGAGCCACATAAAACAGGAACAATCATCTGAGATTGACAGACTCTTTTAATAGTTTCCAGAATTACTTCGTTAGAAATAAGATTTTCTGAATTCATGAAAAGCTCAAAAAAAGACTCGTCATATTCCGCCAAAGTTTCCATTAGCTTCATTCTGTATTCGTCAGCTTCTACTTTCAAATGTTCCGGAATTTCTTTTTCTACAATGATCTCTCCATTTTCACCGGTCCAGTACAATGCCTTTTGACTGATCAGATCGATCACTCCTTCGAAATCATCTTCAGAACCGATTGGAATCTGTAGTGCAAGAGGGATTATACTAAGTTTTTTTTCAATTTCTCTCATTACATTAAAGAAATCTGCACCAATACGATCCATTTTATTGATGAAACAGATTCGTGATATACCATGTTTCTCGGCCTGGAACCATACGTTTTCCGTTTGGGGCTGAACACCGGAAGAGGCGCAAAAAACAGCTATCACGCCATCTAAAACTCTTAATGAACGCTCTACTTCTACAGCAAAATCAATATGCCCGGGAGTATCTATAATATTGATATTATAGATTTGGTTTTCTTTTTTCCACTGGGTAGAAATTGCGGCAGAAGAAATGGTAATTCCACGGTTTTTTTCCTGGATGTCTTTGTCCAT is a window from the Chryseobacterium sp. T16E-39 genome containing:
- the fusA gene encoding elongation factor G — its product is MKYNTRNIGIIAHVDAGKTTLTERLLYYTGMIHKIGNVDEGNTTMDKDIQEKNRGITISSAAISTQWKKENQIYNINIIDTPGHIDFAVEVERSLRVLDGVIAVFCASSGVQPQTENVWFQAEKHGISRICFINKMDRIGADFFNVMREIEKKLSIIPLALQIPIGSEDDFEGVIDLISQKALYWTGENGEIIVEKEIPEHLKVEADEYRMKLMETLAEYDESFFELFMNSENLISNEVILETIKRVCQSQMIVPVLCGSAFKNKGVQPLLDAIVNYLPAPDQLSPVQAKNPETGENIELERNQEEIFSGLIFKVVIDKHMGKLAMLRIYSGKIKSGDTVQNVRTGENFRVSRILKMQSDKTQTVDEGRAGDIVALTGIKDAKTGDSLSSLEKPVLLESITIPTPVIRVSIEPKTNNDEKSFGLVLAKIQEEDPSLLVERDRQTGETLLSGLGELHLEVTLEKIRLNYGIEVNQGKPKVSYKEILTRTIIHREKLSKQNGGNGQFADITFEIGPRDDNEFGLEFINKIKGGVIPNEFIPSIEKGFREAMENGPLSGYPLESMKVTLLDGSTHSQDSAAYDFEIVARDGYRGASKMCKPKLMEPIMQVEIQSIEEYTGVITADINKRRGIITSIDERSGRKIFTAEVPLASTFGYISDLRTLTSGRASISMKLSHYALVPEFITNIVVT